One genomic segment of Canis lupus baileyi chromosome 9, mCanLup2.hap1, whole genome shotgun sequence includes these proteins:
- the ACYP1 gene encoding acylphosphatase-1, whose protein sequence is MNMAEGDTLISVDYEIFGKVQGVFFRKYTQAEGKKLGLVGWVQNTDQGTVQGQLQGPVSKVRLMQEWLETKGSPKSHIDRANFRNEKVILKLDYSDFQIVK, encoded by the exons ATGAACATGGCAGAAGGGGACACCCTGATATCAGTGGATTATGAAATTTTTGGGAAGGTCCAAGGGGTGTTTTTCCGCAAGTACACTCAG gcTGAGGGTAAAAAGCTGGGATTGGTTGGCTGGGTCCAGAACACTGACCAGGGCACAGTGCAAGGACAATTGCAAGGTCCGGTCTCCAAAGTGCGTCTTATGCAGGAATGGCTTGAGACAAAAGGAAGTCCCAAATCACACATCGACAGAGCAAACTTCAGGAATGAGAAAGTCATCTTAAAGTTGGATTACTCAGATTTCCAAATTGTGAAATAA